A part of Miscanthus floridulus cultivar M001 chromosome 6, ASM1932011v1, whole genome shotgun sequence genomic DNA contains:
- the LOC136455982 gene encoding phospholipase D zeta 1-like, with protein sequence MRNRNRVKEWLQNLGIGEHMPVVHDDDEADDVHVPSQHDEHSVKNRNVPSSAVLPVIRPALGRQQSISDRAKAAMQEYLNHFLGNLDIVNSREVCKFLEVSLLSFLPEYGPKLKEDYVTARHLPKIEIEMDSKERYCSSCCFSFCSSSWQKVWAVLKPGFLALLQDPFDPKLLDIIIFYVSPYTDRDEGRTTLAKEIKERNPLHFGFEEAVLRPCCI encoded by the exons ATGAGAAACAGGAACAG GGTCAAAGAATGGCTTCAAAATTTGGGGATCGGGGAGCATATGCCAGTTGTACACGATGATGATGAAGCCGATGATGTGCATGTTCCTTCACAGCATGATGAACACTCTGTCAAAAATAG AAATGTTCCTTCAAGTGCTGTTTTACCTGTTATTCGGCCTGCCCTTGGTCGTCAGCAATCAATCTCTGATCGTGCAAAGGCTGCCATGCAAGAATACTTGAACCATTTCTTGGGAAACTTGGATATTGTCAACTCAAGGGAG GTTTGCAAATTTTTGGAAGTTTCACTGTTATCATTTCTGCCAGAGTATGGGCCCAAGCTAAAGGAAGATTATGTTACAGCAAGGCACTTGCCAAAAATTGAAATTGAGATGGACAGTAAAGAGAGATACTGTTCATCATGCTGTTTTAGCTTTTGCAGTAGTAGCTGGCAAAAG GTTTGGGCTGTACTGAAGCCAGGATTCTTGGCTTTACTCCAAGATCCATTTGATCCTAAGCTTTTGGACATAATTATTTTTTATGTGTCACCTTACACTGATAGAGATGAAGGCCGAACCACTCTAGCAAAGGAGATAAAGGAACGTAATCCATTGCATTTTGGATTTGAG GAGGCTGTATTGCGCCCATGCTGCATTTGA
- the LOC136455983 gene encoding phospholipase D zeta 1-like, translating into MTGEEEQEQEHGGHRYVRMPPEPPEPEGLAAASSASFRLPESARVFDELPLAMIVGISRPDAGDITPMLLSYTIEVRYKQVRPRAPPLPTSGFVWLALLAPLVGRAAQ; encoded by the coding sequence ATGACcggcgaggaggagcaggagcaggagcacggTGGCCACAGGTACGTCAGGATGCCGCCGGAGCCGCCCGAGCCGGAGGGGTTGGCCGCCGCGTCGTCGGCGTCGTTCCGCCTGCCGGAGTCGGCGCGGGTGTTCGACGAGCTGCCGCTGGCCATGATCGTTGGGATCTCGCGCCCCGACGCCGGGGACATCACGCCCATGCTGCTCTCCTACACCATCGAGGTCCGCTACAAGCAGGTCCGTCCCCGGGCGCCGCCTCTTCCAACCTCCGGGTTCGTCTGGCTGGCCTTGCTAGCTCCTCTGGTTGGGCGGGCAGCGCAGTAG